Proteins from one Bradyrhizobium amphicarpaeae genomic window:
- a CDS encoding Bug family tripartite tricarboxylate transporter substrate binding protein: protein MSKPIDRRHFIAAGSTGLAMPFVLRSASAQAGWPARQIRMICSYPAGGQTDLLARAYGEFISKQVGKTVVVENKAGASGAIGTAEVARAEPDGHTMLCSISTTYIMNRVVMKNPGYDMDKDLTLVSVIPGAGLLLVANPRTGVKTLEDFVAFARKSGKVNFGTYSAGSAPHMTINELNKQYGLSIEPVHYRGEAPMWTGMLEGTLDAAMGSYTAAQSVLQSDRGTVFAVHSKKVDAIPAIKTLPEQGATSKFFTVSGFSGWAVPKATPQAVIDRLAELCVAANNDPKVKEVLATFVLEAAIGFKETNALYQRELPIWIESAKSLGLEPA, encoded by the coding sequence ATGTCCAAGCCAATCGATCGCCGCCACTTCATTGCCGCCGGTAGCACCGGACTTGCGATGCCTTTCGTCCTGCGCAGCGCCTCGGCGCAGGCTGGGTGGCCCGCGCGGCAGATTCGCATGATTTGCAGCTATCCCGCCGGCGGTCAGACCGACCTGCTCGCGCGCGCCTATGGCGAATTCATCTCCAAGCAGGTCGGCAAGACCGTCGTCGTCGAGAACAAGGCCGGTGCTTCCGGCGCGATCGGCACCGCCGAAGTTGCCCGCGCCGAGCCCGACGGCCACACCATGCTGTGCTCGATCTCGACCACCTACATCATGAACCGCGTGGTGATGAAGAATCCAGGCTACGACATGGACAAGGATTTGACGCTGGTCAGCGTCATTCCGGGGGCCGGCCTTCTGCTGGTCGCGAACCCCAGGACCGGCGTCAAGACGCTGGAGGATTTCGTCGCGTTCGCACGCAAGAGCGGCAAGGTGAACTTCGGCACTTACAGCGCGGGTTCGGCTCCGCACATGACGATCAACGAGCTCAACAAGCAGTACGGCCTGTCGATCGAGCCGGTCCATTACCGCGGCGAGGCCCCGATGTGGACGGGGATGCTCGAAGGCACGCTGGATGCCGCAATGGGCAGCTACACGGCAGCGCAGTCGGTCCTGCAAAGCGACCGTGGCACCGTGTTCGCGGTGCATTCGAAGAAGGTCGACGCGATCCCTGCCATCAAGACCCTTCCGGAGCAGGGCGCGACCTCGAAATTCTTCACCGTGAGCGGCTTCTCCGGCTGGGCCGTGCCGAAGGCGACGCCGCAAGCGGTGATCGACCGACTGGCGGAGCTGTGCGTGGCCGCCAACAACGATCCGAAAGTGAAGGAAGTTCTCGCGACCTTCGTGCTCGAAGCTGCCATCGGCTTCAAGGAGACCAATGCGCTGTACCAGCGCGAACTGCCGATCTGGATCGAGAGCGCGAAGTCACTCGGCCTCGAGCCGGCCTAG
- a CDS encoding helix-turn-helix domain-containing protein, whose amino-acid sequence MSDTIHTLSTTGMTPKRQIQSWVDGLTSLCGHFDVDPLEASSLEGRIDYTSVSRLKLCQIEVSQHRIAHTLARAKANEHPYIKIHFQTYGVSYFEQEGRHIEINPGDIIAYDVSCPHSIISPAFTRHDVVIVPKSLLRDRGFPSQRMPACKLSSKTGTGRIAHDFVHATFDEAAKLSANSAVGVADSLIDLLLLPLREADTMFDRVGPEAMYVRAQFFIREHLRDPDLCIDQISTELGCSKRYLHMLFSERGTTVSDYIWQARLQNCRQELEAHAGKTITDVAFSWGFSSSSHFSRVFRKYFGVVPSSIHKAQQATASSGEH is encoded by the coding sequence ATGTCCGACACCATTCACACGCTCTCGACGACCGGCATGACGCCAAAGCGCCAGATCCAGAGCTGGGTCGACGGGCTGACGAGCCTGTGCGGGCATTTCGACGTCGATCCGCTGGAGGCGTCCTCGCTCGAGGGCCGCATCGACTACACCAGCGTCTCGCGCCTCAAGCTCTGCCAGATCGAAGTGAGTCAGCATCGCATCGCCCACACGCTGGCGCGCGCCAAGGCCAACGAGCATCCCTACATCAAGATTCACTTCCAGACCTACGGCGTGTCCTATTTCGAGCAGGAAGGCCGCCACATCGAAATCAACCCGGGCGACATCATCGCTTATGACGTCTCCTGTCCGCATTCGATCATCAGTCCCGCGTTCACCCGCCACGACGTCGTAATCGTGCCGAAGTCGCTGCTGCGCGACCGCGGGTTCCCGTCGCAGCGGATGCCCGCCTGCAAGCTGTCATCGAAGACGGGGACAGGGCGGATCGCCCACGATTTCGTTCATGCGACCTTCGACGAGGCGGCAAAGCTGTCGGCAAACAGTGCGGTCGGCGTCGCCGATTCGCTGATCGACCTGCTGCTGCTGCCGCTGCGCGAAGCCGACACCATGTTCGACCGTGTCGGGCCCGAAGCGATGTATGTGCGCGCGCAGTTCTTCATCCGCGAGCACCTGCGCGATCCGGATCTGTGCATCGACCAGATCTCGACCGAGCTCGGCTGCTCCAAACGCTATCTGCACATGCTGTTCTCGGAGCGCGGCACCACGGTGAGCGACTACATCTGGCAGGCCCGCCTGCAGAACTGCCGCCAGGAGCTCGAGGCCCACGCCGGCAAGACCATCACCGACGTCGCGTTCTCCTGGGGCTTCTCCAGCTCATCGCATTTCAGCCGGGTGTTCCGGAAATATTTCGGCGTGGTGCCGTCCTCGATCCACAAGGCGCAGCAGGCCACCGCGAGTTCGGGCGAGCATTAG